In a genomic window of Pseudomonas putida:
- the gltX gene encoding glutamate--tRNA ligase — MTTVRTRIAPSPTGDPHVGTAYIALFNYCFAKQHGGEFILRIEDTDQLRSTRESEQQIFDALRWLGIDWSEGPDVGGPHGPYRQSERGDIYQKYCQQLVDMGHAFPCFCTAEELDQMRAEQMARGETPRYDGRALLLSKEEVARRLAAGEPHVIRMKVPSEGVCVVPDMLRGDVEIPWDRMDMQVLMKTDGLPTYFLANVVDDHLMGITHVLRGEEWLPSAPKLILLYEYFGWEQPELCYMPLLRNPDKSKLSKRKNPTSVTFYERMGFMPEAMLNYLGRMGWSMPDEREKFSLQEMVENFDLKRVSLGGPIFDIEKLSWLNGQWLRDLPVEEFAARVQKWAFNSEYMMKIAPHVQGRVETFSQVAPLAGFFFAGGVNPDAKLFESKKLSGDQVRQLMQLILWKLESLRQWEKDSITATIQAVVESLQLKLRDAMPLMFAAITGQASSVSVLDAMEILGPDLTRFRLRQAIDLLGGVSKKENKEWEKLLGAIA, encoded by the coding sequence ATGACCACCGTCCGCACTCGCATCGCGCCATCGCCTACCGGGGATCCTCACGTAGGTACCGCTTACATCGCATTGTTCAACTACTGCTTTGCCAAGCAGCACGGCGGTGAGTTCATCCTGCGGATCGAAGACACCGACCAGTTGCGTTCGACCCGCGAGTCCGAACAGCAGATTTTCGACGCCCTGCGCTGGTTGGGTATCGACTGGAGCGAAGGCCCGGATGTGGGCGGCCCGCACGGTCCTTACCGTCAAAGTGAGCGTGGCGACATTTACCAGAAGTACTGCCAGCAACTGGTCGACATGGGCCATGCCTTCCCGTGCTTCTGCACCGCCGAAGAGCTGGACCAGATGCGCGCCGAGCAGATGGCGCGCGGCGAAACCCCGCGTTACGACGGCCGCGCGCTGTTGCTGTCCAAGGAAGAAGTGGCCCGTCGTCTGGCCGCTGGCGAGCCGCACGTAATCCGCATGAAGGTGCCAAGCGAAGGCGTCTGCGTGGTGCCGGACATGTTGCGTGGCGACGTTGAAATCCCGTGGGATCGCATGGACATGCAGGTCCTGATGAAGACCGACGGCCTGCCGACCTACTTCCTGGCCAACGTGGTCGACGACCACCTGATGGGCATCACCCACGTATTGCGCGGCGAAGAATGGTTGCCATCGGCGCCGAAGCTGATCCTGCTCTACGAATACTTCGGTTGGGAACAGCCGGAACTGTGCTACATGCCGCTGCTGCGTAACCCGGACAAGAGCAAGCTGTCCAAGCGCAAGAACCCGACTTCGGTGACGTTCTACGAGCGCATGGGCTTCATGCCCGAGGCCATGCTCAACTACCTGGGTCGCATGGGCTGGTCGATGCCGGACGAGCGCGAGAAGTTCTCGCTGCAGGAAATGGTCGAGAACTTCGACCTCAAGCGCGTTTCCCTGGGTGGGCCGATTTTCGACATCGAGAAGCTGTCGTGGCTCAATGGCCAGTGGCTGCGTGATCTGCCGGTGGAAGAGTTCGCCGCGCGGGTGCAGAAGTGGGCATTCAATTCCGAATACATGATGAAGATCGCGCCGCACGTACAGGGTCGCGTCGAGACATTCAGCCAGGTTGCACCGCTGGCCGGGTTCTTCTTCGCCGGTGGCGTGAATCCGGATGCCAAGCTGTTCGAATCGAAGAAGCTCTCGGGTGATCAGGTCCGTCAATTGATGCAGTTGATCCTCTGGAAGCTCGAAAGCCTGCGTCAGTGGGAGAAGGACAGCATCACGGCGACGATTCAGGCCGTGGTCGAATCGCTGCAATTGAAACTGCGTGATGCCATGCCGCTGATGTTTGCCGCGATCACCGGGCAAGCCAGCTCGGTGTCGGTGCTCGATGCGATGGAAATCCTCGGCCCGGACCTGACCCGTTTCCGCTTGCGCCAGGCGATTGACCTGCTGGGCGGCGTGTCGAAGAAAGAAAACAAAGAGTGGGAAAAGCTGTTGGGCGCGATCGCCTGA
- a CDS encoding LysR family transcriptional regulator — protein sequence MDLANLNAFIAIAETGSFSGAGERLHLTQPAISKRIAGLEQQLKVRLFDRLGREVGLTEAGRALLPRAYQILNVLDDTRRALTNLTGEVTGRLTLATSHHIGLHRLPPLLREFTRRYPDVALDIQFLDSEVAYEEILHGRAELAVITLAPEPHALVAATRVWDDPLDFVVAPEHSLLQNGKVSLADIARHPAVFPGGNTFTHHIVQRLFEAQGLTPNIAMSTNYLETIKMMVSIGLAWSVLPRTMLDDQVARIPLPGIQLSRQLGYILHTERTLSNAARAFMALLDAQIDLPGTQG from the coding sequence ATGGATCTGGCCAACCTCAATGCCTTTATTGCCATCGCCGAGACCGGAAGCTTCTCCGGTGCCGGTGAGCGACTGCACCTGACCCAACCCGCCATCAGCAAACGTATCGCCGGGCTGGAACAGCAATTGAAGGTGCGACTGTTCGACCGACTGGGTCGTGAAGTCGGCCTGACTGAAGCCGGCCGTGCCCTGCTGCCCCGGGCCTATCAGATTCTCAATGTCCTTGATGATACGCGCCGTGCACTGACCAACCTCACCGGGGAAGTGACCGGTCGTCTGACCCTGGCCACCAGTCACCACATCGGCCTGCATCGACTGCCACCTTTATTAAGGGAGTTCACCCGCCGCTACCCGGATGTCGCGCTGGACATTCAGTTTCTCGATTCGGAAGTGGCCTACGAGGAAATCCTGCACGGCCGTGCGGAATTGGCCGTCATCACCCTGGCCCCGGAACCCCACGCCCTGGTCGCGGCCACTCGGGTATGGGACGACCCGCTGGACTTTGTCGTGGCCCCGGAGCATTCGCTGCTGCAAAACGGCAAGGTCAGCCTGGCGGACATCGCTCGCCACCCGGCGGTGTTTCCCGGTGGCAACACCTTCACCCACCATATCGTCCAGCGCCTGTTCGAGGCCCAGGGCCTGACGCCGAACATCGCCATGAGCACCAACTACCTGGAAACCATCAAGATGATGGTGTCGATCGGCCTGGCCTGGAGCGTCCTGCCGCGCACCATGCTCGATGATCAGGTTGCGCGAATACCTTTGCCGGGCATACAACTGTCTCGCCAGCTAGGCTATATCCTGCACACAGAACGGACGCTGTCGAACGCAGCACGGGCCTTCATGGCCCTATTGGATGCGCAGATCGATCTGCCAGGGACTCAAGGCTAA
- a CDS encoding Hsp20 family protein, which yields MTTAFSLAPLFRSSVGFDRFNDLFETALRNEPGSSYPPYNVEKHGDDQYRIVVAAAGFQEEDLELQVEKGVLTISGGKRDASEGVTFLHQGIAQRAFKLSFRLADHIEIKAADLRNGLLSIDLLRVIPEEAKAKRIPINGAQKPALQH from the coding sequence ATGACTACCGCATTTTCCCTGGCGCCTCTGTTCCGTTCCTCGGTGGGCTTCGATCGTTTCAACGACCTGTTCGAAACCGCCCTGCGTAACGAGCCTGGCAGCTCTTACCCTCCCTACAACGTCGAAAAACATGGCGACGATCAATACCGCATCGTCGTGGCGGCAGCCGGTTTCCAGGAAGAAGACCTGGAGCTGCAAGTGGAGAAGGGTGTGCTGACCATCAGTGGCGGCAAGCGTGATGCCAGCGAAGGCGTGACCTTCCTGCATCAAGGCATCGCCCAGCGAGCCTTCAAACTGTCCTTCCGCCTGGCGGACCACATCGAAATCAAGGCCGCGGACCTGCGCAACGGTCTGCTGAGCATCGACCTGCTGCGGGTCATCCCGGAAGAGGCGAAAGCCAAGCGCATCCCGATCAACGGGGCGCAAAAACCGGCTCTGCAACACTAA
- a CDS encoding tRNA dihydrouridine synthase has protein sequence MQIALAPMEGLVDNILRDVLTRVGGIDWCVTEFIRINDQLLTPAYFHKFGPELLTGARTASGVPLRVQLLGSDPVCLAENAALACELGSEVIDLNFGCPAKTVNKSRGGAVLLKEPELLNQIVEHVRRAVPAHIPVTAKMRLGFDSPDGSLVCATALAEGGAEHIVVHARTKTDGYKPPAHWEWIPRVQDVVKVPVFANGDIWSVEDWRRCREISGVEDIMLGRGLVSRPDLARQIAAARAGEEVVEMTWSELLPLIQDFWLQAVAQMTPRQAPGRLKQWLAMLTRNYPEAVELFSVLRRETELDQVSRLLGLQVAEAA, from the coding sequence ATGCAAATTGCCCTGGCGCCCATGGAGGGGTTGGTCGACAACATCCTGCGCGACGTGCTGACCCGAGTGGGTGGTATCGATTGGTGCGTGACCGAGTTCATCCGGATCAACGACCAACTGCTCACGCCTGCCTATTTCCACAAGTTCGGTCCTGAATTGCTCACCGGTGCCCGCACGGCGTCCGGCGTGCCGTTGCGTGTGCAACTGCTCGGATCGGACCCGGTGTGCCTGGCGGAAAACGCCGCGCTGGCCTGCGAGTTGGGTTCCGAGGTCATCGACCTGAACTTCGGCTGCCCGGCCAAGACGGTCAACAAGTCTCGTGGTGGCGCGGTGCTGCTCAAGGAACCCGAGCTGTTGAACCAGATCGTCGAGCATGTCCGTCGTGCCGTCCCCGCGCACATTCCAGTCACTGCAAAAATGCGCCTGGGTTTCGACAGTCCAGACGGTTCACTGGTCTGTGCCACGGCGCTGGCCGAAGGGGGCGCCGAGCATATCGTGGTCCATGCGCGGACCAAGACCGACGGCTACAAGCCACCGGCGCACTGGGAGTGGATCCCGCGCGTGCAGGACGTGGTCAAGGTGCCGGTGTTCGCCAATGGCGATATCTGGAGCGTCGAAGACTGGCGCCGTTGCCGCGAGATCAGCGGCGTGGAAGACATCATGCTCGGTCGCGGCCTGGTGTCGCGTCCTGACCTGGCCCGGCAGATTGCCGCGGCGCGGGCCGGTGAAGAGGTCGTCGAGATGACCTGGTCCGAGCTGCTGCCACTGATCCAGGATTTCTGGCTGCAAGCCGTGGCGCAGATGACACCACGCCAGGCACCGGGTCGCCTGAAGCAGTGGCTGGCGATGCTGACCCGCAATTATCCCGAGGCCGTAGAGCTGTTCAGCGTCCTGCGTCGTGAGACCGAGCTGGATCAGGTTTCCCGATTGCTGGGTTTACAGGTGGCTGAAGCCGCTTGA
- a CDS encoding PAS domain S-box protein → MPKSVDRIPPMPRIQALDPQRSEQSWESAPQLLAALNGARLGAWYWDIERGQISWSRGTQALFGFDPRQPLPADLEYLDLLPPEDRAKTVRAFHAVIAGAPLEQAMHHRIRWPDGSLHWLEINGSLLPDKNGRPRMIGVIREITHQRQREQALSSSEKRFATLFHLCPNMVLLTRQDDGLITEANQYFESLFGWPVQEAIGRTTLELGLWVHPEQRAELVKATKAKGDLISMEVQFRASNGQVHDGILSAQKVELEGQPYLLSTFLDTTERKAADQALKDSQERLDLALDSAQLGTWDWHIPSGMLYGSARAAQLHGLEAKPFHESFEEFFEGVPGNERDTMRDAYRSLREGPAGNYQLTYRVQLPDGSTRYLESRARLYRDANGMPLRMAGTLLDITDQVEREQRLVASEEKFATLFQVSPDPICVTHQETGQFIEINSAFTQTFGWTTGDVIGRSADEIGLWDASAKSLQRIEQVIREQALNNVAIIVQHKDGQLLTCVISSRQISVGEQPCIVTTLRDITQQQRSEAALKASEEKFAKAFHSSPDAITITERDTGRYLEVNDGFCRLTGYRADEVIGRTVYQVGIWAEEKQRSALLAELQIKGRVHHLEMLGRNKRGELLTVEVSVEPITLNETACLLLTARDVSLLKNAEAQIRHLAYHDPLTNLPNRALLMDRLSQQIALLKRHNLRGALMFLDLDHFKHINDSLGHPVGDTVLKIITARLEASVRMEDTVARLGGDEFVVLLSGLEGSRNDVSLQVRELADTLRELLSEPMFLDGQRLQVTPSIGIALIPDHGSTPTDLLKRADIALYRAKDSGRNTAQMYHNTMQKAASERLRMETDLRLALSRGEFRVHYQPQLDARENRIVGAEALVRWNHPELGAQSPTEFIKVLEDSGLILEVGTWIVDEACQAFRQLIANGLVDPHDFSLCVNISPRQFRQNDFVEHIEESLAHYGLPSSMLKLEITEGIVIQNLEDTISKMRRLKKLGVSFAMDDFGTGYSSLTYLKRLPVDTLKIDQSFIRDATTDPNDAEIIRAIVAMARSLELKVIAEGVETPEQLEFLQGLGCHFYQGYLHSQPLPVEEFQKLLR, encoded by the coding sequence ATGCCGAAATCTGTTGACCGTATTCCGCCGATGCCGCGTATTCAGGCGCTGGATCCCCAGCGCTCCGAGCAGAGCTGGGAAAGCGCCCCGCAATTGCTGGCTGCCCTGAACGGCGCGCGTCTGGGCGCCTGGTATTGGGATATCGAGCGCGGTCAGATCAGCTGGTCGCGTGGCACACAGGCACTGTTCGGATTCGATCCTCGCCAGCCGCTGCCGGCGGACCTGGAATACCTTGATTTGCTGCCTCCCGAAGACCGGGCAAAAACCGTACGCGCCTTCCATGCGGTGATTGCCGGCGCACCGCTGGAACAGGCGATGCATCACCGCATTCGCTGGCCCGATGGCAGCCTGCACTGGCTGGAAATCAACGGCAGCCTGCTGCCGGACAAAAACGGCCGGCCACGGATGATCGGCGTAATTCGCGAGATCACCCACCAGCGCCAGCGCGAACAGGCGCTCAGCAGCTCGGAAAAGCGATTCGCCACGCTGTTTCACCTGTGTCCGAACATGGTCCTGCTGACTCGCCAGGATGACGGGCTGATCACCGAAGCCAACCAGTATTTCGAAAGCCTGTTCGGCTGGCCGGTGCAGGAAGCCATCGGTCGTACCACCCTGGAATTGGGGCTGTGGGTGCACCCTGAGCAGCGAGCGGAACTGGTCAAGGCCACCAAGGCCAAGGGCGACCTGATCAGCATGGAAGTGCAGTTCCGCGCCAGCAACGGGCAAGTTCACGACGGCATTCTCAGCGCGCAAAAGGTCGAACTGGAGGGCCAGCCCTATCTGCTGAGCACGTTCCTCGACACCACCGAGCGCAAAGCCGCCGATCAGGCGCTCAAGGACAGCCAGGAGCGCCTCGACTTGGCGCTGGACTCGGCACAACTGGGCACCTGGGACTGGCACATTCCCAGCGGCATGCTCTATGGCTCGGCTCGCGCCGCACAGCTGCACGGGCTGGAGGCCAAACCTTTCCATGAATCCTTCGAAGAGTTTTTCGAAGGCGTGCCCGGCAACGAACGCGACACCATGCGCGATGCCTACCGCAGCCTGCGCGAAGGCCCGGCGGGCAACTATCAACTGACCTACCGCGTTCAGTTGCCCGACGGCAGCACCCGCTACCTGGAAAGCCGCGCGCGGTTGTATCGCGACGCAAACGGCATGCCCTTGCGTATGGCCGGCACTTTGCTCGACATCACCGATCAGGTGGAACGCGAACAGCGCCTGGTGGCTTCCGAAGAGAAATTCGCCACCCTGTTTCAGGTCAGCCCGGACCCGATCTGCGTGACCCACCAGGAAACCGGCCAGTTCATCGAGATCAACTCAGCCTTCACCCAGACCTTCGGCTGGACCACCGGCGATGTGATCGGCCGCAGCGCCGACGAAATCGGCCTGTGGGACGCCTCGGCGAAGAGCCTGCAACGCATCGAGCAGGTGATCCGCGAACAGGCGCTGAACAACGTGGCGATCATTGTCCAGCACAAGGACGGGCAACTGCTGACCTGCGTGATTTCCAGCCGCCAGATCAGCGTCGGCGAGCAGCCATGCATCGTCACCACCCTGCGCGACATCACCCAGCAGCAACGCTCGGAGGCGGCACTCAAGGCCAGCGAAGAGAAATTCGCCAAGGCGTTCCACTCCAGCCCCGACGCCATCACCATCACCGAACGCGACACCGGGCGCTATCTGGAGGTCAACGATGGCTTCTGCCGTCTGACCGGTTACCGCGCCGACGAAGTGATCGGCCGTACGGTGTATCAGGTCGGCATCTGGGCCGAAGAAAAACAGCGCTCGGCGCTGCTGGCCGAACTGCAGATCAAGGGCCGGGTGCATCACCTGGAAATGCTAGGGCGCAACAAGCGCGGGGAGTTGCTGACGGTCGAAGTCTCGGTGGAACCGATCACCCTCAATGAAACCGCCTGCCTGTTGCTGACCGCCCGGGATGTCAGCCTGTTGAAAAACGCCGAGGCGCAGATCCGTCACCTGGCCTACCACGACCCGCTGACCAACCTGCCCAACCGCGCGCTGCTGATGGATCGCCTGAGCCAGCAGATCGCCCTGCTCAAGCGCCACAACTTGCGCGGCGCGCTGATGTTCCTCGATCTTGACCACTTCAAGCACATCAACGATTCGCTCGGCCACCCGGTGGGCGATACCGTGCTGAAAATCATCACCGCGCGCCTGGAAGCCAGCGTGCGCATGGAAGACACCGTCGCGCGTCTGGGCGGCGACGAATTCGTGGTACTGCTCAGCGGCCTCGAAGGTTCGCGCAACGATGTCAGCCTCCAGGTGCGGGAGCTGGCCGACACCTTGCGCGAATTATTGTCCGAGCCAATGTTCCTCGACGGCCAGCGCCTGCAAGTGACGCCGAGTATTGGCATCGCTCTGATTCCCGACCACGGTTCCACGCCGACCGACCTGCTCAAGCGTGCCGACATTGCGCTGTATCGAGCCAAGGATTCGGGGCGCAATACCGCGCAGATGTACCACAACACCATGCAAAAGGCCGCGAGCGAGCGCCTGCGCATGGAAACCGACCTGCGCCTGGCCCTGTCGCGGGGCGAGTTTCGCGTGCACTACCAGCCACAACTCGATGCCCGGGAAAATCGTATCGTCGGCGCCGAAGCCCTGGTGCGCTGGAACCATCCGGAACTCGGCGCGCAATCACCTACCGAGTTCATCAAGGTGCTGGAGGACAGCGGCCTGATCCTGGAGGTCGGCACCTGGATCGTCGATGAGGCCTGCCAGGCGTTCAGGCAATTGATTGCCAACGGTCTGGTGGACCCGCACGACTTCAGCCTGTGCGTGAACATCAGTCCGAGGCAGTTCCGCCAGAACGACTTCGTCGAACACATCGAAGAAAGCCTCGCCCATTACGGCCTGCCCAGCTCGATGCTGAAACTGGAGATCACCGAAGGCATCGTCATCCAGAACCTGGAAGACACCATCAGCAAAATGCGCCGCCTGAAAAAACTCGGCGTGAGCTTTGCCATGGATGACTTCGGTACCGGTTATTCCTCACTGACCTATCTCAAGCGCCTGCCGGTCGACACCCTGAAAATCGACCAGTCGTTCATTCGTGACGCCACCACCGACCCCAACGACGCCGAAATCATCCGCGCCATCGTCGCCATGGCCCGCAGCCTGGAATTGAAGGTGATCGCCGAAGGCGTGGAGACGCCTGAACAGCTGGAGTTCCTGCAAGGGTTGGGTTGCCATTTCTATCAGGGGTATCTGCACAGCCAGCCGCTGCCGGTGGAAGAGTTCCAAAAACTGCTGAGGTGA
- a CDS encoding HlyD family secretion protein, giving the protein MPAQLKRRLSVFLLIVLLIAGGFFAHWFFKGRFYESTDNAYVQGEITRVSSQLGARIDQVLVQDNQHVEKGQLLIRLEGDDFRLAVDRANATLATRQAERLQAQSKLTQQGSLIAASEAQVASSQASLGRTQIDLNRAETLRKPGYVSEERVTTLSAESHIARSQLSKAQADAQAQRQQVNALSAEIKRLDAQIANAQTDLAQAELNLTRSEIHAPISGLIGQRAAREGQYVQAGAYLLSIVPDEDIWIQANFKETQIGHMQPGQKAQLTFDAYGDTPIEARVDSLFAASGAQFSLLPPDNATGNFTKVVQRIPVKLTFAADNPLRGKIRPGMSVTATVNIKDAPEAVTPKVSSKDTSDDGR; this is encoded by the coding sequence ATGCCTGCCCAACTCAAGCGTCGCCTGTCCGTTTTCCTGTTGATTGTCCTGCTGATTGCCGGGGGCTTCTTCGCCCATTGGTTCTTCAAGGGACGCTTTTATGAAAGCACCGACAACGCGTATGTCCAGGGCGAGATCACCCGCGTTTCCAGCCAATTGGGCGCGCGTATCGATCAGGTGCTGGTGCAGGACAACCAGCACGTCGAGAAAGGCCAGCTGTTGATCCGGCTCGAAGGCGATGATTTCCGCCTCGCCGTCGACCGCGCCAACGCGACGCTCGCCACTCGCCAGGCCGAGCGCCTGCAAGCCCAGAGCAAACTGACCCAGCAAGGCAGCCTGATTGCCGCCAGCGAAGCACAGGTCGCCTCCAGCCAGGCCAGCCTGGGTCGTACGCAGATCGATCTGAACCGGGCAGAAACCCTGCGCAAACCCGGCTACGTGTCGGAAGAACGGGTCACCACCCTCTCCGCCGAATCCCATATCGCCCGGTCCCAGCTGAGCAAGGCCCAGGCCGATGCCCAAGCGCAGCGCCAGCAAGTCAATGCGTTGAGCGCCGAAATCAAACGCCTCGACGCACAGATCGCCAACGCCCAGACCGATCTCGCACAGGCTGAACTGAACCTCACCCGCAGTGAAATTCACGCGCCTATCAGTGGCCTGATCGGCCAGCGCGCGGCCCGGGAAGGCCAGTACGTGCAGGCCGGCGCTTATCTGCTGTCGATCGTGCCCGACGAAGACATCTGGATTCAGGCCAACTTCAAGGAAACCCAGATCGGCCACATGCAGCCCGGGCAGAAGGCCCAGCTGACCTTCGACGCTTACGGCGACACACCCATCGAAGCCCGGGTCGACAGCCTGTTCGCCGCCTCCGGGGCGCAGTTCAGCCTGTTGCCGCCAGACAACGCCACCGGCAACTTCACCAAGGTCGTGCAGCGGATTCCGGTCAAACTGACGTTTGCCGCCGACAATCCACTGCGCGGCAAGATCCGTCCGGGCATGTCGGTGACCGCCACCGTGAACATCAAGGACGCCCCTGAAGCCGTCACGCCCAAGGTAAGCAGCAAAGACACCTCTGACGATGGCCGGTGA
- a CDS encoding alpha/beta fold hydrolase produces the protein MSTLKWVRGVNGTLGWFAPKLVASKMRLAFMTPRNFQPRDWELPLLARSERVTLRFGLSALRWGQGPTVLLMHGWEGRPTQFASLITALVDAGYTVVALDGPAHGRSPGTEANVVLFARAMLEAAAELPPLQAVIGHSMGGASAMLAVQLGLRTETLVSIAAPARILGVLRGFARYVRLPPKARSAFIRQVEKDVGMRAATLDVAHYQLDMPGLIVHAEDDDFVPVKESQLIHEAWFDSRLLRLQEGGHQRVLADPRVIDGVLSLLAGRSLQSRQSA, from the coding sequence ATGAGCACGTTGAAATGGGTTCGTGGCGTTAATGGCACCTTGGGTTGGTTTGCTCCGAAACTGGTCGCAAGCAAAATGCGCCTGGCGTTCATGACGCCACGCAATTTTCAACCGCGTGATTGGGAATTGCCGCTGCTGGCCAGGTCCGAACGGGTCACTTTGCGTTTCGGCCTCTCCGCCTTGCGTTGGGGGCAGGGGCCGACGGTATTGCTGATGCATGGCTGGGAAGGTCGTCCGACGCAATTTGCCAGCCTCATTACCGCGCTGGTCGATGCCGGCTACACCGTGGTTGCCCTCGATGGCCCGGCACACGGTCGTTCGCCGGGAACCGAGGCGAATGTCGTGCTGTTCGCCCGCGCCATGCTGGAAGCCGCCGCCGAATTGCCACCGCTGCAAGCGGTCATCGGCCACTCCATGGGCGGCGCCAGTGCCATGCTGGCCGTGCAGTTGGGCCTGCGTACGGAAACCCTGGTCAGCATTGCCGCGCCGGCGCGAATTCTTGGTGTATTGCGCGGTTTCGCCCGTTATGTCCGGCTGCCACCGAAAGCCCGCTCGGCGTTCATCCGGCAGGTCGAGAAAGATGTCGGCATGCGCGCAGCGACCCTGGATGTTGCGCACTACCAACTCGACATGCCTGGTTTGATTGTTCATGCCGAAGACGACGATTTCGTTCCGGTCAAAGAGTCGCAATTGATCCACGAAGCCTGGTTCGACAGTCGGCTGTTGCGTCTGCAGGAGGGCGGTCATCAGCGAGTGCTCGCCGACCCCCGGGTGATTGATGGCGTGTTATCACTGCTGGCCGGTCGCAGCCTGCAATCGCGCCAATCGGCCTGA
- a CDS encoding TetR/AcrR family transcriptional regulator has protein sequence MNDKKAQTRERILKAASAALIQRGPAEPSVGEVMGAAGLTVGGFYAHFESKDAMMLEAFKQLLGRRRDLIADMDAELTGEERRALVAAFYLSRKHRDSSESACPIPASIGELGRLPETFRIALNEHLELMVAQLANSPEDIDKALADMALMVGGLALARALGPGDLSDRLLRAAKSAVR, from the coding sequence ATGAACGATAAAAAAGCTCAAACCCGCGAACGCATTCTCAAGGCCGCCAGTGCAGCGCTGATCCAGCGTGGCCCGGCAGAACCGAGCGTGGGCGAGGTGATGGGCGCGGCCGGCCTGACCGTCGGCGGCTTCTATGCACACTTCGAAAGCAAGGACGCAATGATGCTGGAGGCGTTCAAGCAGCTGCTGGGTCGACGTCGTGACTTGATTGCCGACATGGATGCCGAGTTGACCGGTGAAGAGCGGCGCGCCCTGGTCGCTGCGTTCTATCTGTCGCGCAAGCACCGTGATTCCAGCGAGTCTGCGTGTCCGATCCCGGCCTCGATCGGCGAGCTCGGACGTCTGCCCGAGACGTTTCGCATCGCCCTGAATGAACACCTGGAACTGATGGTCGCGCAGTTGGCGAACAGTCCCGAAGACATCGACAAAGCCCTGGCCGACATGGCCCTGATGGTGGGCGGCCTGGCGCTGGCACGAGCGCTGGGACCGGGTGATTTATCCGATCGATTACTGCGCGCAGCCAAGTCGGCGGTGCGTTGA
- a CDS encoding acyl-CoA thioesterase, protein MGWDRATPFIIDLQVAAEDIDGLGHANNAVYVTWLERCAWRHSQRLGLDLTEYRRLDRAMAVVRHEIDYLAAAYEGDELQMATWIVDWDQRLKMTRHFQLKRPSDNATLLRAQTTFVCIELSTGKPKRMPAEFIEGYGPALLSQNPEAAKNLM, encoded by the coding sequence ATGGGCTGGGATCGGGCAACGCCATTTATCATTGATCTGCAAGTGGCCGCCGAAGACATCGACGGTCTGGGGCACGCCAACAACGCGGTGTACGTGACCTGGCTGGAGCGCTGTGCCTGGCGCCATTCGCAGCGCCTTGGCCTGGATCTGACTGAATACCGCCGGCTGGACCGGGCGATGGCGGTGGTGCGGCATGAGATCGACTACCTCGCAGCCGCCTATGAAGGTGACGAACTGCAGATGGCGACCTGGATCGTCGATTGGGACCAGCGCCTGAAAATGACCCGTCATTTCCAGCTCAAGCGCCCCAGCGACAACGCGACGTTGTTGCGCGCGCAGACCACCTTTGTCTGCATCGAACTGTCCACGGGCAAGCCCAAGCGCATGCCGGCGGAGTTCATCGAGGGCTATGGTCCGGCGTTGCTGTCGCAAAATCCGGAAGCAGCCAAAAATCTAATGTAG